From the genome of Streptomyces sp. NBC_01317, one region includes:
- the sucC gene encoding ADP-forming succinate--CoA ligase subunit beta, which produces MDLYEHEARELFADHGIAVPEAEVVAAAKEAGPAAERLGGRVVVKAQVKTGGRGKAGGVKFAADPAAAQLTARQILGMDIKGHTVRKVMLARPVDIEAEYYVSFVLDRAAGAFLAIASAEGGMEIEEIAATRPEAVARIHVDPAEGVTPAKAAEIAEAARLPAETAPVIQALYQVLVREDAVLVEVNPLVRTSDGLIIALDGKITLDDNARFRQVRWGDTESDPGDDPLEVAAAAKGLNYVKLDGGVGVIGNGAGLVMSTLDVVAGCGAEPANFLDIGGGASAQVMADGLSVILSDPDVKSVFVNVFGGITACDAVAEGIVQALESVQLTKPLVVRLDGNSAAKGREILEDRAHPLVQQVTTMDGAARQAAVLANAG; this is translated from the coding sequence ATGGATCTGTATGAGCACGAGGCAAGAGAGTTGTTCGCGGACCACGGGATCGCCGTGCCGGAGGCCGAGGTGGTCGCGGCGGCGAAGGAGGCGGGCCCCGCCGCCGAACGCCTCGGGGGCCGCGTCGTCGTCAAGGCGCAAGTGAAGACCGGGGGCCGGGGCAAGGCGGGCGGCGTGAAGTTCGCGGCGGACCCCGCGGCGGCGCAGTTGACCGCCCGTCAGATCCTCGGCATGGACATCAAGGGCCATACGGTTCGCAAGGTCATGCTGGCCCGGCCGGTCGACATCGAGGCCGAGTACTACGTGTCGTTCGTCCTCGACCGGGCGGCCGGAGCCTTCCTCGCGATCGCCTCGGCGGAGGGCGGGATGGAGATCGAAGAGATCGCCGCGACCCGCCCCGAGGCGGTCGCCCGGATCCATGTCGACCCCGCCGAAGGGGTCACGCCGGCCAAGGCCGCAGAGATCGCGGAGGCCGCCCGGCTGCCCGCCGAGACCGCCCCGGTGATCCAGGCTCTTTACCAGGTTTTGGTGCGCGAGGACGCTGTTCTGGTCGAAGTAAACCCATTGGTACGTACATCAGATGGGCTGATTATCGCCCTCGACGGCAAGATCACTCTTGACGACAACGCGCGCTTCAGGCAGGTGCGGTGGGGCGACACCGAGAGCGACCCGGGCGACGACCCGCTGGAGGTGGCCGCCGCCGCCAAGGGCCTCAACTACGTCAAGCTCGACGGCGGGGTCGGTGTCATCGGCAACGGGGCGGGCCTGGTCATGTCCACCCTGGACGTGGTCGCGGGCTGCGGCGCCGAGCCCGCGAACTTCCTCGACATCGGGGGAGGGGCGTCCGCCCAGGTGATGGCGGACGGCCTGTCCGTCATCCTCTCCGACCCGGACGTGAAATCCGTGTTCGTCAACGTCTTCGGCGGCATCACCGCGTGCGACGCCGTCGCCGAGGGCATCGTCCAGGCCCTGGAGTCCGTACAGCTGACCAAGCCGCTCGTCGTCCGGCTCGACGGGAACAGCGCCGCGAAGGGGCGCGAGATCCTGGAGGACCGCGCGCATCCGCTCGTACAGCAGGTCACCACCATGGACGGGGCGGCCCGACAGGCCGCCGTACTGGCGAACGCCGGATAA
- a CDS encoding aldehyde dehydrogenase family protein produces the protein MAPTPTPTSNLQLKPGTAWSDAWRRSLAVAPEAFRDDRVLNLWASAWQTEGRALPATSPVDGSPIAGPPRLDAATAQQAVRASLDEHRAWRHVPLPERKARVTATLDALTEHRELLALLLVWEIGKPWRLAQADVDRAIDGVRWYVENVDRMLEGRTPLSGPVSNIASWNYPMSVLVHAMLTQALAGNAVIAKAPTDGGVACLTLASALAVREGIPVTLVSGGGRDLSEALVRSPEIGCVSFVGGRDTGADIATHVADLGKRHVLEQEGLNTWGVWNYSDWDALGAVIPKLFDYGKQRCTAYPRFVVQRSQFADFLGAYLPAVRSIKVGHPLAVEHPDDPLPELDFGPLINAAKAKELGDLVSVAIDRGAVPLHQGSLDGGRFLPGQDTSAYLAPVTLLGPPPSSPLHHAEPFGPVDTIVLVDTEAELLAAMNASNGALVATLSTDDPATYARLSPQIRAFKVGHGKPRSRGDRDELFGGFGHSWRGAFVGGELLVKSVTNGPEGERSPGNFPDYHLMP, from the coding sequence ATGGCACCTACCCCTACCCCTACCTCCAACCTCCAACTCAAGCCCGGAACGGCCTGGTCGGACGCGTGGCGGCGCAGTCTCGCCGTCGCCCCCGAGGCCTTCCGCGACGACCGCGTGCTCAACCTGTGGGCGTCGGCCTGGCAGACCGAAGGACGGGCCCTGCCCGCCACCAGTCCCGTCGACGGCAGCCCCATCGCGGGCCCGCCGCGCCTGGACGCCGCCACCGCCCAGCAGGCCGTGCGGGCCTCGCTGGACGAACACCGCGCCTGGCGGCACGTGCCGCTGCCGGAGCGCAAGGCGCGCGTCACCGCCACACTCGACGCGCTCACCGAACACCGTGAACTGCTCGCCCTTCTCCTGGTGTGGGAGATAGGCAAGCCCTGGCGGCTCGCCCAGGCCGACGTCGACCGTGCGATCGACGGAGTGCGCTGGTACGTCGAGAACGTCGACCGGATGCTGGAGGGCAGGACCCCGCTGTCGGGCCCCGTCTCCAACATCGCGAGCTGGAACTACCCGATGTCGGTCCTCGTGCACGCCATGCTCACGCAGGCGCTGGCCGGCAACGCGGTGATCGCCAAGGCGCCGACCGACGGCGGGGTCGCCTGCCTGACCCTGGCCAGTGCGCTGGCCGTACGGGAGGGCATCCCCGTCACCCTGGTCAGCGGCGGCGGCCGCGACCTCTCCGAGGCGCTCGTCCGCTCGCCGGAGATCGGTTGTGTCTCCTTCGTCGGGGGCCGGGACACCGGCGCCGACATCGCGACGCACGTCGCCGACCTGGGCAAGCGGCACGTCCTCGAACAGGAGGGTCTCAACACCTGGGGCGTCTGGAACTACAGCGACTGGGACGCGCTCGGCGCCGTCATCCCCAAGCTGTTCGACTACGGGAAGCAGCGCTGCACGGCCTACCCCCGGTTTGTCGTCCAGCGCTCGCAGTTCGCGGACTTCCTCGGGGCGTACCTCCCCGCCGTCCGCTCGATCAAGGTGGGCCACCCGCTGGCCGTCGAGCACCCGGACGACCCGCTGCCCGAGCTGGACTTCGGCCCGCTCATCAACGCGGCCAAGGCCAAGGAGCTGGGCGACCTGGTCTCCGTGGCGATCGACCGCGGGGCCGTCCCGCTGCACCAGGGCTCCCTCGACGGAGGGCGCTTCCTGCCCGGCCAGGACACCAGCGCGTACCTCGCGCCCGTCACCCTGCTGGGGCCGCCCCCGTCGTCCCCGCTGCACCACGCGGAACCGTTCGGCCCGGTCGACACCATCGTCCTGGTCGACACGGAGGCGGAGCTGCTGGCCGCGATGAACGCCTCGAACGGCGCGCTCGTCGCCACGCTCTCCACCGACGACCCGGCGACGTACGCCCGGCTCTCCCCGCAGATCCGCGCCTTCAAGGTCGGCCACGGGAAGCCCCGCTCACGCGGCGACCGGGACGAACTGTTCGGCGGCTTCGGCCACTCCTGGCGCGGAGCGTTCGTCGGCGGAGAACTGCTGGTCAAGTCGGTCACGAACGGCCCCGAGGGCGAACGCTCACCGGGCAACTTCCCCGACTATCACCTGATGCCCTGA
- the sucD gene encoding succinate--CoA ligase subunit alpha, with amino-acid sequence MAIFLTKESKVLVQGMTGGEGMKHTRRMLAAGTGIVGGVNPRKAGRTVDFEVPRDGEGVGGTGLGSAPFSVPVFGSVREGIEATGANVTVVFVPPPFAKTAVVEAVDAGIELAVVITEGIPVHDAVAFHAYAKRHGTRVIGPNCPGLISPGQSNAGIIPADIAAKPGRIGLVSKSGTLTYQLMYELREIGFSSAVGIGGDPVVGTTHIDCLAAFEADPDTEIIVLIGEIGGDAEERAAAYIADHVTKPVIGYIAGFTAPEGKTMGHAGAIVSGSAGTAEAKKKALEAVGVRVGSTPSETARLVLDRLAVLH; translated from the coding sequence ATGGCGATCTTCCTGACCAAGGAGAGCAAGGTCCTCGTCCAGGGCATGACCGGCGGTGAGGGCATGAAGCACACCCGCCGCATGCTCGCCGCCGGTACCGGCATCGTCGGGGGCGTCAACCCGCGCAAGGCCGGCCGGACGGTCGACTTCGAGGTCCCGCGGGATGGCGAAGGCGTGGGCGGTACGGGCCTGGGCAGCGCCCCCTTCTCCGTCCCCGTCTTCGGATCCGTCCGCGAGGGCATCGAGGCCACGGGCGCGAACGTCACCGTCGTCTTCGTCCCGCCGCCCTTCGCCAAGACCGCCGTCGTCGAGGCGGTCGACGCCGGCATCGAGCTGGCGGTGGTCATCACCGAAGGCATCCCCGTGCACGACGCGGTCGCCTTCCACGCGTACGCCAAGCGGCACGGCACCCGGGTCATCGGCCCCAACTGCCCCGGCCTGATCAGCCCCGGGCAGTCCAACGCCGGCATCATCCCCGCGGACATCGCGGCCAAGCCCGGCCGCATCGGGCTCGTCTCCAAGTCCGGCACCCTGACCTACCAGTTGATGTACGAACTGCGCGAGATCGGCTTCTCCTCGGCCGTCGGCATCGGCGGCGACCCCGTCGTCGGCACCACCCACATCGACTGTCTCGCCGCCTTCGAGGCCGATCCCGACACCGAGATCATCGTGCTCATCGGTGAGATCGGCGGCGACGCCGAGGAACGGGCGGCGGCGTACATCGCCGACCACGTCACCAAGCCGGTCATCGGCTACATCGCCGGCTTCACCGCGCCCGAAGGCAAGACCATGGGTCACGCCGGGGCGATCGTCTCCGGTTCCGCGGGCACCGCGGAAGCGAAGAAGAAGGCGCTGGAAGCGGTGGGGGTACGGGTCGGCTCGACCCCGTCGGAGACGGCGAGGCTGGTCCTGGACCGGCTGGCCGTGCTCCACTGA